The following proteins are co-located in the Pontiella desulfatans genome:
- a CDS encoding cation:proton antiporter domain-containing protein: MHGIELGVLAILGICVAGGVIGAWIFQKLKMPQVVGYIVVGVLIGDTGFGLLHPADIQALQPFNNFALGLIGFLVGGELSGKIFKKYGKQFTFILLGEGLAAFLLVGIFSTLIVYLVCHDWITAIAAGVVFGAIASATDPASTIDVLWEYRSAGVLTTAIVAIVALDDALAMTLYGLGTSVATILTQGEGHSIGLTLFHTLKELVGAIVLGIACGFTLDAMMKYLPQTEKRLGMSIGILMVCIGLAVAMKMDVILATMAVGIVLINRAPNRSKKLFETVRSFSTPIYIIFFVLVGARLSLGNMPAWIWALVATYVLMRSLGKWIGAYWGGKVSKAEKPVQKYMGMALFAQGGVAVGLSIVASHNLQHIQVVEGMSLGDMIIFTVTATTLCVQLIGPAFAKLSIKKAGEIGRNVTEEDVMAELKVADVVDTGIVPLLEGTPLETVVQHFAEQETFVYPVVSNEGKIIGVLTFEMLKELLNERDTWHWLLVGDVMQPLRHRLFSAMNLGEALKEMGNNQIEALPVVDSEQNPKLLGVLDQRAARRSVGAELVRRRTAA; encoded by the coding sequence ATGCATGGAATTGAGTTAGGGGTGCTTGCCATCCTGGGGATTTGCGTTGCCGGCGGCGTGATCGGCGCGTGGATCTTCCAGAAGCTGAAAATGCCGCAGGTCGTCGGCTACATTGTCGTCGGCGTGCTGATCGGCGACACGGGATTCGGCCTGCTGCATCCGGCCGACATCCAGGCGCTGCAGCCCTTCAACAATTTTGCGCTAGGGCTGATCGGCTTTCTGGTGGGCGGGGAACTGAGCGGAAAGATTTTCAAGAAATATGGAAAGCAGTTCACCTTCATCCTGCTGGGGGAAGGCCTGGCGGCCTTCCTGCTGGTGGGCATCTTCTCAACCCTGATCGTCTACCTGGTTTGCCACGATTGGATCACCGCCATCGCGGCTGGCGTGGTGTTCGGCGCCATCGCCTCGGCCACCGATCCGGCCTCCACCATCGACGTCTTGTGGGAATACCGTTCCGCCGGGGTGCTCACGACCGCCATCGTGGCCATCGTGGCGCTCGACGACGCGCTGGCCATGACGCTCTACGGCCTCGGCACCAGCGTGGCCACCATCCTCACCCAGGGCGAGGGGCATTCGATCGGCCTGACCCTGTTCCATACGTTGAAGGAGCTGGTCGGCGCCATCGTGCTCGGCATCGCCTGCGGCTTCACGCTCGATGCCATGATGAAATACCTGCCGCAGACCGAAAAGCGCCTCGGCATGTCCATCGGCATCCTGATGGTTTGCATCGGACTGGCCGTGGCCATGAAGATGGACGTCATTCTCGCCACCATGGCGGTGGGCATCGTGCTGATCAACCGGGCGCCGAACCGCTCCAAAAAGCTGTTCGAAACCGTTCGCTCGTTCTCCACGCCCATCTACATCATCTTCTTCGTGCTCGTCGGCGCGCGCCTTTCGCTCGGCAACATGCCCGCCTGGATCTGGGCGCTGGTGGCCACCTATGTGCTGATGCGCAGCCTCGGAAAATGGATCGGCGCCTACTGGGGCGGCAAGGTCTCCAAGGCTGAAAAACCGGTGCAGAAATACATGGGCATGGCGCTCTTCGCGCAGGGCGGCGTGGCCGTCGGCCTGTCCATCGTGGCCAGCCACAACCTCCAGCATATCCAGGTGGTCGAGGGCATGAGCCTCGGCGACATGATCATCTTCACCGTCACCGCCACCACGCTCTGCGTACAGCTCATTGGCCCCGCATTCGCCAAGCTTTCCATCAAGAAGGCCGGCGAGATTGGCCGCAACGTCACCGAAGAGGATGTGATGGCCGAACTCAAGGTGGCCGATGTCGTCGATACCGGCATCGTGCCGCTGCTCGAAGGCACGCCGCTCGAAACCGTCGTGCAGCATTTCGCCGAGCAGGAAACCTTCGTCTATCCCGTCGTTTCCAACGAGGGCAAAATCATCGGCGTGCTCACCTTCGAAATGCTCAAGGAGCTGCTGAACGAGCGCGACACCTGGCACTGGCTGCTCGTCGGCGATGTGATGCAGCCGCTGCGCCACCGCCTCTTTTCCGCCATGAACCTCGGCGAGGCGTTGAAGGAAATGGGCAACAACCAGATCGAGGCGCTGCCCGTTGTGGACAGCGAACAGAACCCCAAACTGCTCGGCGTGCTCGACCAACGCGCCGCCCGCCGCAGCGTCGGTGCGGAGCTCGTCCGCCGCCGAACGGCTGCATAG
- a CDS encoding CBS domain-containing protein, which translates to MKANLEQTTVRDISYLINASCLRANSGISLEKLATMLCSSDRYKVYLENSDGQLVGVVQAKQIATKILELSRQKSDEEEMLPAIAYVLNFFHGHDLAEPPVYVRGGTSLKQVIELMQLNSIREIPVVDDELCLIGTIEAKSVLAHYLKVKTETEL; encoded by the coding sequence ATGAAAGCCAATCTGGAACAAACCACCGTCAGGGATATCTCGTATCTCATCAACGCCTCCTGCCTGCGGGCCAACAGCGGCATCTCGCTCGAAAAACTGGCCACCATGCTCTGCAGCTCCGACCGCTACAAGGTCTACCTCGAAAACTCCGACGGCCAGTTGGTCGGCGTCGTCCAGGCCAAGCAGATCGCCACCAAGATCCTGGAACTCTCCCGCCAGAAATCCGACGAGGAGGAAATGCTGCCGGCCATCGCCTATGTGCTCAACTTTTTCCACGGGCACGACCTCGCCGAGCCACCCGTCTATGTCCGCGGTGGCACATCGCTCAAGCAAGTGATTGAACTGATGCAACTCAACAGCATCCGCGAAATTCCGGTGGTGGACGACGAGCTATGCCTGATCGGTACGATCGAAGCCAAGAGCGTCCTTGCGCACTATCTCAAGGTTAAAACCGAAACCGAGCTGTAG
- a CDS encoding PTS sugar transporter subunit IIA: MKIMNYTRREESWQPALASAPRDAALETMLARLCHNGFYTVNHELSHESILQALIKREERQTTAMGEGIAFPHARLEHLKKALFAIGTFDEPVLFDGNPVRIVCLILVPVSDPPVSLKIMAQLSRLLSDANVRRQVLDAQNPAELRNIFSAHNPRIDKPILARDIMRPPRFSVLGSDPVSTCSHLMSVNNLQAIPVIDEERRVLGEITVEGLFKYGLPEFFGQLKSVSFIAEFDPFEKYFDNESRILAADMMEPSARIVPMEHTIMEAVFDLAIKSYPKLYVVDEDNRWVGTIDKGLVLDNVINH; encoded by the coding sequence ATGAAAATCATGAACTACACCCGCCGCGAGGAATCGTGGCAGCCCGCCCTTGCGTCCGCACCGCGCGATGCCGCCCTCGAGACGATGCTCGCGCGGCTCTGCCACAACGGGTTCTATACCGTCAACCACGAGCTGTCGCACGAGTCGATTCTCCAGGCGCTCATCAAACGCGAAGAGCGGCAAACCACGGCCATGGGGGAGGGCATTGCCTTCCCGCATGCCCGGCTGGAGCATTTGAAGAAGGCGCTGTTTGCCATCGGAACCTTCGATGAACCCGTCCTGTTCGACGGCAACCCGGTGCGGATCGTCTGCCTGATCCTCGTGCCGGTCTCCGACCCGCCCGTCTCGCTCAAGATCATGGCGCAGCTCTCTCGCCTGTTGTCCGATGCCAACGTGCGGCGGCAGGTGCTCGATGCGCAGAATCCCGCCGAGCTGCGCAATATTTTCAGCGCGCACAACCCGCGCATCGACAAGCCGATCCTCGCCCGCGACATCATGCGGCCGCCGCGTTTCAGTGTGCTGGGTTCCGACCCGGTATCGACGTGCTCGCATCTTATGAGCGTCAACAACCTGCAGGCAATCCCGGTCATTGATGAAGAGCGAAGGGTGCTCGGCGAAATCACGGTCGAGGGGCTGTTCAAATACGGGCTGCCCGAATTCTTCGGCCAGCTCAAGAGCGTCTCCTTCATTGCCGAATTCGACCCGTTCGAAAAATATTTCGACAACGAAAGCCGCATTCTGGCCGCCGACATGATGGAACCTAGCGCCCGCATTGTGCCGATGGAGCACACCATCATGGAAGCCGTGTTCGACCTGGCCATCAAGTCCTATCCCAAGCTCTACGTCGTCGACGAAGACAACCGTTGGGTTGGGACGATCGACAAGGGCCTCGTACTCGACAACGTCATCAACCACTAA
- a CDS encoding ArsB/NhaD family transporter — protein MLFPILVFLVVYFFIATELIDKTIAALIGAGLMVGLHLVGYEEALHAIDMNVLFLLIGMMVVVNTLTDTGVFEWLAIKLARAAKGNGLLIVVFFMILTAVLSAFLDNVTTVILMAPITILLCQLLEMPAAPILIMEAIFSNIGGTATLVGDPPNILIGSQTHLSFNDFIVNLSPPVIVSMVLLLGLMALMFRKTTRTTEQTRKRIEQSRPEKAILQPVVLKKSLAVFGLILAGFFGGRILGIEPGIIALAGAMLMVLVCKKDIHHSLVHVEWNTILFFSGLFMMIAALEHAHVFESMGELILHVCKGNLMATALTILWFSAIASAIVDNIPLVMAMIPLVKGIIPVFAQQMGIDDPALVHSQIAEPLLWSLALGACFGGNGTLVGASANVVIAQVANRNNCKISFGSFTRYGFPFMLISLVVGSAYIYLRYFI, from the coding sequence ATGTTATTCCCGATTCTAGTATTCCTGGTGGTCTACTTTTTCATTGCCACCGAACTCATCGATAAAACCATTGCCGCCCTGATCGGCGCCGGCCTGATGGTCGGCCTCCATCTGGTCGGCTACGAAGAGGCGCTGCACGCCATCGACATGAATGTGCTGTTCCTGCTCATCGGCATGATGGTCGTCGTCAACACCCTCACCGATACCGGCGTGTTCGAATGGCTCGCCATCAAGCTCGCCCGCGCCGCCAAGGGCAACGGCTTGTTGATCGTGGTCTTCTTCATGATCCTCACCGCCGTGCTTTCGGCCTTCCTCGACAACGTGACGACCGTCATCCTGATGGCGCCGATCACGATCCTGCTCTGCCAGCTGCTCGAAATGCCGGCCGCGCCGATCCTGATCATGGAGGCGATCTTCTCGAACATCGGCGGTACGGCCACACTCGTGGGCGATCCGCCCAACATCCTGATCGGTTCGCAGACGCATCTGTCGTTCAACGACTTTATCGTCAACCTCAGCCCCCCGGTGATCGTGAGCATGGTGCTGCTGCTCGGCCTGATGGCGCTGATGTTCCGCAAAACCACGCGGACGACCGAACAGACCCGCAAGCGCATCGAGCAGTCGCGCCCCGAAAAGGCGATCCTCCAGCCGGTGGTGCTCAAAAAGTCGCTGGCGGTCTTCGGCCTGATCCTCGCCGGGTTCTTCGGCGGTCGCATACTGGGGATCGAGCCGGGGATCATCGCCCTCGCCGGGGCCATGCTGATGGTGCTCGTCTGCAAAAAGGATATCCACCATTCGCTGGTGCATGTGGAGTGGAACACGATTCTGTTTTTCTCCGGCCTGTTCATGATGATTGCCGCGCTGGAGCACGCCCACGTGTTCGAGTCCATGGGAGAATTAATCCTGCATGTCTGCAAGGGCAACCTGATGGCCACCGCGCTCACCATCCTATGGTTCAGCGCCATCGCCTCCGCCATCGTCGACAACATTCCGCTGGTGATGGCGATGATCCCGCTGGTGAAGGGCATCATTCCCGTCTTTGCCCAGCAGATGGGCATCGACGATCCGGCGCTGGTTCACTCGCAGATTGCCGAGCCGCTGCTCTGGTCGCTCGCGCTCGGGGCCTGCTTCGGCGGCAACGGTACGCTCGTCGGCGCATCGGCCAACGTGGTGATCGCCCAGGTGGCCAACCGCAACAACTGCAAGATCTCCTTCGGCTCATTCACCCGCTATGGCTTCCCCTTCATGCTCATCAGCCTGGTGGTCGGCAGCGCCTACATCTATCTACGGTATTTCATTTAG
- a CDS encoding SulP family inorganic anion transporter, which produces MFRPKLFTLLKTYNRSTLTADAVAGLTVGIIALPLAMAFAIASGLPPERGLFTAIVAGFLISLLGGSRVQIGGPTGAFVVIVSGIVAEFGYDGLVWCMLMAGGLLILFGLCRLGGLIRFIPFPVTTGFTSGIAVVIFSTQIKDLLGLEMATVPAEFLPKWAAYFQSSGTVSPATAALGIGSILLISVLRRWNPRTPAMLVSMLATTAAAALLHLDVETIGSRFGDLPRMLPAPGLPAVGVSELGRLIPAAFTVALLAAIESLLSATVADGMIGGKHRPNTELIAQGIANIGSAFFGGIPATGAIARTAANVKSGARSPVAGIIHAIVLALVLLLFAPLAKRVPLATLAGILVVVAWNMGERHHFMAILKGPRSDRLVLVLTFVLTVLVDLTVAVQVGIVLSALLFIRRMAENANVSVITDAVCGDVDAAEDPKAFALREVPPGVEVYEIEGPFFFGMADTFWNALGNRRSNIPVLILRIRNVPAIDATGLHNLRELHRKCLKDGTRLVFSGVALQPKAAFTRSGFLDEVGAENFCPTIDDALERARRITQE; this is translated from the coding sequence ATGTTCCGCCCTAAGCTTTTTACATTGCTGAAAACCTACAACCGTTCAACGCTCACCGCCGATGCGGTGGCGGGTTTGACGGTGGGGATCATTGCGCTGCCGCTGGCGATGGCCTTCGCCATCGCCAGCGGGCTGCCGCCCGAGCGCGGCCTGTTCACCGCCATCGTGGCCGGTTTCCTGATCTCGCTGCTCGGCGGGAGCCGCGTGCAGATCGGCGGGCCGACGGGCGCGTTCGTGGTCATTGTTTCCGGCATCGTGGCGGAGTTTGGCTATGATGGCCTGGTTTGGTGCATGCTGATGGCGGGCGGCCTGCTGATCCTCTTCGGTTTGTGCCGGCTGGGCGGATTGATCCGCTTCATCCCGTTTCCGGTCACGACCGGTTTCACCAGCGGCATTGCGGTGGTGATCTTCTCTACCCAGATCAAGGATTTGCTCGGCCTGGAGATGGCAACCGTGCCTGCGGAATTCCTCCCCAAGTGGGCCGCCTATTTCCAATCATCCGGAACCGTATCGCCCGCCACGGCGGCGCTGGGCATCGGTTCCATACTTTTAATCTCCGTGCTGCGGCGGTGGAACCCCCGAACCCCCGCCATGCTGGTTTCCATGCTGGCAACCACCGCCGCCGCAGCACTCCTTCATCTCGATGTCGAAACCATCGGCAGCCGCTTCGGCGACTTGCCGCGGATGCTGCCGGCCCCCGGGCTTCCGGCGGTGGGGGTTTCCGAGCTCGGCCGTTTGATCCCGGCCGCCTTCACCGTTGCACTGCTGGCCGCCATCGAGTCGTTGCTTTCGGCCACGGTGGCCGATGGCATGATCGGCGGGAAGCACCGCCCCAACACCGAGCTGATCGCCCAGGGCATCGCCAATATCGGCAGCGCCTTCTTCGGCGGCATCCCGGCCACCGGCGCAATCGCGCGTACGGCGGCCAACGTCAAGAGCGGCGCCCGTTCGCCGGTGGCGGGAATCATCCACGCCATCGTGCTGGCTCTGGTGTTGCTGCTCTTCGCGCCACTCGCCAAGAGGGTCCCGCTCGCCACGCTCGCCGGCATCCTCGTGGTGGTGGCTTGGAACATGGGCGAGCGCCACCATTTCATGGCCATCCTCAAGGGGCCGAGAAGCGACCGGTTGGTGCTGGTGCTCACCTTCGTGCTGACGGTGCTGGTCGACCTCACCGTGGCGGTGCAGGTCGGGATCGTGCTTTCCGCGCTGCTCTTCATCCGCCGGATGGCCGAGAACGCCAACGTCAGCGTCATCACCGATGCCGTTTGCGGCGACGTGGATGCCGCCGAGGATCCCAAGGCCTTCGCCCTGCGCGAGGTTCCGCCCGGCGTGGAGGTCTACGAAATCGAAGGCCCCTTCTTTTTCGGCATGGCCGACACCTTCTGGAATGCGCTTGGCAACCGCCGGAGCAACATTCCCGTTCTGATCCTGCGCATCCGCAATGTCCCGGCCATCGATGCCACCGGCCTGCACAACCTGCGGGAGCTGCACAGGAAATGTCTAAAAGACGGCACCCGGCTCGTCTTCTCCGGGGTCGCATTGCAACCCAAGGCCGCATTCACCCGGTCCGGCTTTCTCGACGAAGTCGGTGCGGAAAACTTTTGCCCCACCATCGACGATGCCCTGGAACGGGCACGGCGCATAACCCAGGAATAA
- a CDS encoding PTS sugar transporter subunit IIA encodes MPNRKLINQLIQLQELAVARIQKKVAMPNAPLDALEQNIALLGADLPPRIKTHLNQLLQKHPEAVVPIVDGHCMGCGMGLSKSLINEIQHAEEIYRCLHCTRYLYIPSEIVAREHASRKYGEKQQIGIARFSTQPLMISSLEGHTPEEVLGQICSRMQQQGFVENAGQLLDLALQREAIISTAVDSGMAFPHVRGVEGGGLAMALGVHKKGIHFGGPGRTLSRLFFFMVIPTATSAFYLKLIAGLSQTFRNKEAREALLAAEGEEELWNALVRQTRHVIQ; translated from the coding sequence ATGCCCAACCGCAAACTCATCAACCAACTCATCCAGTTGCAGGAACTGGCCGTGGCCCGCATCCAGAAAAAGGTCGCCATGCCCAATGCGCCGCTCGATGCCCTCGAGCAGAATATCGCCTTGCTCGGCGCCGACTTGCCGCCGCGCATCAAGACCCATCTCAACCAGCTGCTCCAGAAACATCCCGAGGCCGTCGTCCCGATCGTGGACGGTCATTGCATGGGCTGCGGCATGGGGTTGAGTAAAAGCCTGATCAACGAGATCCAGCATGCGGAGGAGATCTACCGCTGCCTCCACTGCACGCGCTATCTCTATATTCCTTCCGAGATCGTCGCCCGCGAGCACGCATCGCGCAAATACGGCGAAAAACAGCAGATCGGCATTGCACGCTTTTCAACCCAGCCGCTGATGATCAGCTCCTTGGAAGGCCACACGCCCGAGGAGGTGCTTGGCCAAATCTGCTCCCGCATGCAGCAGCAGGGATTCGTGGAAAATGCCGGACAACTGCTCGATCTGGCCCTGCAGCGCGAGGCCATCATCAGCACCGCGGTCGATAGCGGAATGGCTTTCCCGCACGTCCGCGGCGTGGAGGGCGGCGGCCTGGCCATGGCGCTTGGCGTCCATAAAAAGGGGATCCATTTCGGCGGCCCCGGCCGGACGCTGAGCCGCCTCTTTTTCTTCATGGTCATCCCGACGGCCACCAGCGCGTTCTATCTCAAGCTCATCGCCGGCCTGTCGCAAACCTTCCGCAACAAGGAGGCCCGCGAGGCGTTGCTGGCCGCCGAGGGCGAAGAGGAGCTGTGGAACGCCCTCGTCCGCCAAACCCGCCATGTGATCCAGTAG
- a CDS encoding YiiD C-terminal domain-containing protein, whose product MISNLFDDIAPAQALGIGIASWNDGRVELVAPLEPNRNDKGTAFAGSIASMLALAGWAAITLSLREAGIEAEVMIVKSEMEYVAAANTALFAEAAVPEEETARIVQELNGRGRSRIALQAHLHSGATGCASMSASYAVIRTAK is encoded by the coding sequence ATGATCTCCAACCTGTTCGACGACATCGCCCCGGCGCAGGCGCTCGGGATCGGGATCGCCAGCTGGAACGATGGGCGCGTTGAACTGGTTGCACCCTTGGAGCCCAACCGCAACGACAAAGGCACCGCGTTCGCCGGCAGCATCGCCTCCATGCTCGCACTCGCCGGCTGGGCCGCCATCACCCTTTCGCTTCGCGAGGCCGGCATCGAAGCCGAAGTGATGATCGTTAAAAGCGAAATGGAATATGTAGCCGCCGCCAACACCGCCCTCTTCGCCGAAGCCGCCGTTCCGGAAGAAGAAACCGCCCGGATCGTCCAAGAGCTCAACGGGCGCGGACGTAGCCGCATCGCCCTTCAAGCCCATCTCCACTCCGGCGCCACCGGCTGCGCCTCCATGTCCGCCTCCTACGCCGTCATCCGCACCGCCAAATAG
- the can gene encoding carbonate dehydratase: MKTLKPLFDSNRKWAERIEREQPGFFEKLSKQQNPEYLWIGCADSRVPANEIINLPPGDVFVHRNIANVVVHTDLNCLSVIQYAIDVLKVKHIIVCGHYGCGGVAAALDNKEHGLIDNWLRHIGDVYRLYADELNALEDEKEKRDRLCELNVIEQVANVCNTTMARKAWRRGQELHVHGWIYHLEDGLLHDLDVTTTGN, from the coding sequence ATGAAAACATTGAAACCACTCTTCGACAGCAACCGGAAATGGGCAGAACGAATCGAACGCGAACAGCCCGGATTTTTCGAAAAATTGTCGAAACAGCAGAACCCGGAATATCTCTGGATCGGCTGCGCCGACAGCCGCGTGCCGGCCAACGAGATCATCAACCTCCCGCCCGGCGATGTGTTTGTCCACCGCAACATTGCCAACGTGGTAGTGCACACCGACCTCAACTGCCTTTCCGTCATCCAATACGCCATCGACGTGTTGAAAGTGAAGCACATCATCGTCTGCGGCCACTATGGCTGCGGCGGTGTTGCGGCCGCGCTCGACAACAAGGAGCACGGGCTGATCGACAACTGGTTGCGGCACATCGGCGATGTCTACCGCCTCTATGCCGACGAGCTCAACGCCCTCGAGGACGAAAAGGAAAAACGGGATCGCCTTTGCGAGCTCAATGTGATCGAGCAAGTGGCCAACGTTTGCAACACCACCATGGCGCGCAAGGCCTGGCGCAGGGGGCAGGAGCTGCACGTGCATGGCTGGATCTACCATCTTGAAGACGGCCTGCTGCACGATCTCGACGTAACCACCACCGGCAATTGA
- a CDS encoding transporter, whose product MVACGAAIVSRGQALEPRFYSNAPVGLNFALGGYVLSSGDVAVDPAVQLDDASIDIHAPFVAYARSLGLFGRSAKFDVAVPYTFLDGSARDANGEMVTRTVDGFADPSFRFSYNFIGAPALTLAEFKDYRQNFVMGASMKVTAPFGQYDSSKLVNIGTHRWSFTPELGMSKCIGRVLLEVSGAVTLYTDNDAFAGQTKEQAPMYSLQGHLVYVFRKKMWVALGATRYSGGRSTVGGVEKGDMQQNTRLGATLGIPVSRRNSIKLYGSSGVETRTGSDFNTYGAAWQYRWGGGL is encoded by the coding sequence GTGGTGGCGTGTGGTGCGGCGATCGTGTCCCGGGGGCAGGCGCTGGAACCGAGGTTTTATTCGAATGCGCCGGTGGGGTTGAACTTTGCGCTGGGCGGCTATGTGCTTTCTTCGGGCGATGTGGCGGTCGATCCGGCAGTCCAGCTGGACGACGCCAGCATTGATATCCACGCCCCTTTTGTTGCCTATGCGCGTTCGCTGGGTTTGTTCGGGCGCTCGGCCAAGTTCGATGTGGCGGTTCCCTATACCTTTCTCGATGGTTCGGCCAGGGATGCAAACGGGGAGATGGTGACACGGACGGTGGATGGCTTCGCCGACCCCTCGTTCCGGTTTTCCTATAACTTCATCGGGGCGCCGGCGCTGACGCTGGCGGAGTTCAAGGACTATCGGCAAAACTTCGTGATGGGCGCGAGCATGAAGGTGACTGCGCCGTTCGGCCAGTATGATTCCTCCAAGCTGGTGAACATTGGAACGCACCGCTGGTCGTTCACACCCGAGCTAGGCATGTCGAAGTGCATCGGGCGGGTGTTGCTCGAAGTGTCCGGAGCGGTAACGCTCTATACCGACAACGACGCTTTTGCCGGGCAGACGAAAGAGCAAGCCCCGATGTATTCGCTGCAGGGGCACCTCGTGTATGTCTTCCGCAAAAAAATGTGGGTTGCGCTGGGTGCCACGCGCTATAGTGGCGGCCGGTCGACCGTGGGCGGCGTGGAGAAAGGCGACATGCAGCAGAATACCAGGCTGGGTGCAACCCTGGGCATTCCGGTGAGCCGCAGGAATTCCATCAAGCTCTATGGCAGTAGCGGCGTCGAAACCCGGACGGGAAGCGATTTCAACACTTATGGCGCAGCCTGGCAATACCGCTGGGGAGGCGGGCTTTGA
- a CDS encoding mechanosensitive ion channel family protein, whose protein sequence is MKYLLLLCSTLLAFPVSGEEGHPLLPADTSSPRATLNSFMESCETAYGMLASQGRTTGDEASWRKGRDAIRSVERCMDPGDVAQFRHENIIKEAAVALKEVLDRIELPDEKEIPDRKMMTRPDGSLIESWTIPSTEITLRLTKEGPMAGHYRFSPDTVARADEFYLRVKNLPYKEGATEGFAEIYLSAPGSKWLAEVVKRMPSTLRERKSGQAVWQWTGLGIVLFGTVLLMAVLYASGRRISKRGADGGMVRYILGLAFPIAAVFVPIKAAGIISRLLAISGTALYVVKFNLSLIALFASMIVVLGIGRRVGELIACVPHIKASNIDAQLARLMSRIMGMLCAIVLLLQGGQHLGIPLSSLLAGAGVVGAALALSAQDVLKNIFGSIMIILDKPYTVGERIKIKGYDGVVEEIGLRSTRIRLLNGHQAIIPNEDMARSDIENIGRRPFIRRVSTIRLPVDIGSAKARKAVEIVQGVLQNHEGFDPDFPPRAWLSEFESDHLDLKMIYWYHPPNYWDYTAHADTVNRGLLDAFEKAGIRIALPAFTTKIEDEAGVPVPAPKA, encoded by the coding sequence ATGAAATATTTGCTTTTGCTGTGTTCAACCCTGCTGGCGTTCCCGGTGTCCGGGGAAGAGGGCCATCCGCTGTTGCCGGCCGACACCTCAAGCCCCCGCGCCACCCTGAACAGTTTCATGGAAAGCTGCGAAACGGCCTATGGCATGCTCGCCAGCCAGGGCCGTACTACTGGCGACGAGGCATCCTGGCGCAAAGGGCGCGATGCGATCCGTTCCGTGGAGCGCTGCATGGATCCGGGCGATGTCGCCCAGTTCCGCCACGAGAACATCATCAAGGAAGCCGCCGTTGCGCTTAAGGAGGTGCTGGACCGCATTGAGCTGCCGGACGAAAAGGAAATTCCGGATCGCAAGATGATGACCCGTCCCGACGGATCCCTGATCGAAAGCTGGACGATCCCGAGCACGGAAATCACGCTCAGACTCACCAAAGAGGGGCCGATGGCGGGCCACTACCGCTTTAGTCCGGACACCGTTGCGCGCGCGGACGAGTTCTATCTGCGCGTCAAGAACCTGCCCTATAAGGAAGGCGCGACCGAAGGGTTTGCGGAGATCTACCTCTCCGCGCCCGGCAGCAAATGGCTGGCCGAGGTGGTCAAACGCATGCCCTCAACGCTGCGGGAGCGGAAGAGCGGCCAAGCGGTATGGCAATGGACCGGATTGGGCATTGTTCTTTTCGGAACGGTGCTTCTGATGGCCGTGCTCTATGCCTCCGGGCGGCGGATCTCCAAGCGGGGGGCGGACGGGGGCATGGTGCGCTACATTCTGGGGCTGGCCTTTCCGATTGCCGCCGTTTTCGTGCCGATCAAGGCAGCGGGCATCATATCGCGCCTGCTGGCCATCTCCGGCACCGCGCTCTATGTGGTCAAGTTCAACCTTTCGCTGATCGCTCTGTTCGCCTCCATGATCGTGGTGCTGGGCATCGGAAGGCGCGTGGGCGAATTGATTGCCTGCGTCCCGCACATCAAAGCCAGCAACATCGATGCGCAGCTGGCGCGCCTGATGAGCCGGATCATGGGCATGCTGTGCGCCATCGTGCTTCTGTTGCAGGGCGGCCAGCATCTTGGCATTCCGCTGTCGTCGCTGCTGGCCGGTGCCGGGGTGGTGGGTGCGGCGCTGGCGCTCTCCGCCCAGGATGTGCTCAAGAATATTTTTGGCAGCATCATGATCATCCTCGACAAGCCCTATACCGTGGGTGAACGCATCAAGATCAAGGGCTACGACGGAGTGGTGGAGGAGATCGGCCTGCGCTCCACCCGCATCCGCCTGCTCAACGGCCACCAGGCCATCATCCCCAACGAGGACATGGCGCGCTCCGATATCGAAAACATCGGCCGCCGCCCCTTCATCCGGCGGGTTTCAACCATCCGGTTGCCGGTCGATATTGGTTCGGCGAAGGCCCGGAAGGCCGTCGAAATCGTGCAGGGGGTGCTGCAAAACCACGAGGGGTTCGATCCGGACTTCCCGCCGCGCGCCTGGCTCAGCGAATTCGAAAGCGACCACCTCGATCTCAAAATGATCTATTGGTACCACCCGCCGAACTATTGGGACTACACCGCCCATGCCGACACGGTGAACCGCGGTCTGCTCGATGCCTTTGAAAAAGCCGGCATCCGGATTGCGCTCCCTGCGTTCACCACCAAGATCGAAGACGAGGCCGGGGTGCCGGTTCCCGCGCCGAAAGCCTAG